GTACTCCGAGGTGTGGAGGCAGCGGAGCAAGAAGTGGCCGAGGTCAGTGCTTGGAGATGACACGAGAGCCACCGACGGTGGCACCCACGGACACCGTGTAGTCCCCGGTCAGCGGCTGGTCGTCTgcatggggacggggacatgCCGTGGAACCGCGGTGCCACCACCACCGAGCACGCCCTCGGGTAGTGTCACCCTGGCGGTGGCAGCAGGTACGGGGGGTGGGGGACGCCCAATGGCTCCGTGCCACCACCCGATGTCACCAAGATGGTGGCATCTCCATGTATGGTTGAGGCCACCCAAGAGCTCCATGACACCACCCAATGTCATTGGACCACCCAATGTCACCCAGATGGTGGCATCTCCATGTAGGGTTGGGGACACCCAAGAGCTCCATGACACCACGCAACATCATTGGGTTGGTGGCATCTCCATGTAGTGTTGGGGACACCCAATAACTCCATGAAACCACCCAACGTCACCAAGATGGTGGCATCGGCACATGGGGTTGGGGACACTCAATGGCTCCGTGCCACCAACCAATATCACCAAGATGGTGGCAGCATCTCCATGTAGGGTTGAGGACACCCAATGCCACCACCCAACGTTACCGCAATGGTGGCATCGCCACATAGGGTTAAGGACACCCAATAACTCCATGCCACCACCCAATATCACTTCACCCAATGTCACCGCAATGGTGACACGACCACGTAGGGTTGGGGACACCCAATGCCACCACCCAACGTCACCGCGACGGTGTCACCACCCACCCCCGCCACCTTGGTGCCACCCAACGCCACCTACCTGGCTGTTTGTCACTGTGATGGTGGCCCCACCATGACATGTTGAGATCCCCCCCCCCTTGTCCCCTTGTCctcccccgtgtccccaggtgtccccacGCACCAGCGATGTGCGGTGGCATCACGGCCACGCAGTCCAGCCCCGAGTCCTGCAGCACCCGGTGCATGCGGATGTGGTCCTCGGTCACCGGCAGCAGCCGGGGTGGCACCTTCTGGAGGTCCcacagcaggaaggctacggggtggggacacggggacacaaAGGGACAATGAGGGGGAGGTCACCGGGGGGGTGTCCCCAAGGGGGGACGCAGCGGGGGGGCCGCTCACCAGACAGGCAGGCCACCACCTTGCGGACGCCGTGGGCCTTCATGGCGGCCACGATGTTCTTGGTGCCCTCGGACATGACGGTGGTGGGGCCTGGGGGGGACAGGGTGACaatatttgggggggggggggacacatgTGGGGAGGGGCACGGGGGTAGTGAGGGAGGGTACGGGGGGGCTGTGGTGCAatgggggggcagggggtggtgATGGGGACACACGGGGGTGATGGGGACACAGGGGGGGATGAGGACACGGGGGGATGAGGACACGGGGGGCAATAGGGGCCCATGGGGACACGTGGGGCCAATGGGGACAAAGGAAGGGCGATGGGGACACAAGGGACAATGGGGACACAAGGGGCAACGGGGAGGCAGGGGGGCAATGGGGACACTTGGGGACAATGGGGACATAGGGGGGCAATGGGGACACGTGGGGACAACAGGGACACGGGGGCAATAGGGATGCATGGGGGCAATGGGGACACAGGGGGACAATAGGGAGATAGGGGGGCaatggggacacgggggggcaACGGGGACACAGGGCTGGGGTCCTTGGGGCACTGGGGACACACGGGGGTGgtggggacacaggggacaGGGTGCGGGGTCCTGTGGCGCAGTGGGGACACAGGAACGGGGTCCCTGGGGTgatggggacattggggggggggagcacaGGGACAAGGACCCCCAGGGAaatggggacactgggggggaTCCTTGGGGATAATGGGGATatgggggggacacaggggcCCTGGGGACACGGAGGGGGGGGTCCTTGGGGTAAGGGGGACACGAGGGGGGACACAGgggccctggggacacgggggggggggggtccttgGGGTaagggggacacgggggggggacacaggggccctggggacacagggggGGTGGTCCTTGGGGTaagggggacacagggacagggtCCTTGGGGTATTGGGGACATGGGGTTGGGGGTCCTTGGGCAATAGGGGGTGCAGGGACAGGGATCCCCATGGTAATGGGgacgctggggctggggggtcctTGGGGTATTGGGGACacaggggacatgggggggacatggggccCTGGGGACATAGGGTGGGGGTCCTTGGGGTAATGGGGGCACAGGGACCCTCAGGGTGATGGTGACACGGAGGGGGGAGTCCTTGGGCAATagggacacagggacagggaccCCCCAGGGTAACGGGGACACAGAGGGGGGGGTCCTCGTCCGGCTTGGGGACACagggggggggtggcagggcgTTCCCGTACCCAGGTCGTTGCGGGTGCCGAGGATGATGACGACGGCGTCCTGGCCCCGCACGGCCTCGGCCACGTCGGCGGGCTCCAGGACGTCGCCCACCACCacccgggccgggggggggccctgggggggcaGGCGCCCGGGGTCCCGCACCAGCACCGTCACCGTGTACcctgggaggggggagggggggagacAGCGGGGCCGTGACTCAGCATTTCGGGGCATGACTCAGCACTGCTGCCGCTGCGGCCCCGTAAGCCTATTCCGGGGGAAACAGGGGGGGAAATAGGGgggaatggggctggggggctgcgtGGGAGCCCTATAGGGTCCTCCCGCCCTATAGCAGCAGCGTCTGCCCCATAGCGGCTCCACGTGCCCTATAGGGGCTGTATTTGCTGCAGGTGAGCTGTGTTGGCCCCATAACGGCTCCGTCTGCCCCATATCGGCTCCGTCTGCCCCATAtcagccctgcctgtcccatACAGGCTCTATCTGCCCCGTACAGGCTCTATCTGCCCCGTACAGGCTCCATCCACCCCACAGAGGCTCCCTCTGTCCCCGACGGATGGGCTGCTTCTGCCCCACAGGGGCTCCCTCTGCCCCATACAGGCTCTACCTGCCCCATACGGGCTCTATTTACCCCATACGGGCTCTATTTGCCCCATACGGGCTCTATTTGCCCCAGCCAACCTCTAACTGCCCCATACAGGCTCTAACTGCCCCATATAGGTTCTATCTGCCCCATATAGCTCTGTTTGCCCCATACAGTCCCTAACTACCCCATACAGCCCCTAACTGCCCCATACAGTCCCTAACTACCCCATACAGCCCCTAACTGCCCCATACAAGTCCCTAACTGCCCCATACAGCCCCTAACTGCCCCATACAGGCCCTAACTGCCCCATACAGCCCTAACTGCCCCATACAAGTCCCCAACTACCCCATACAGCCCCTAACTGCCCCATACAAGTCCCTAACTGCCCCATACAGGCCCTATACACCCCATATGGGCTCCGGCTGCCCCACACAGCCCACAACcaggacccccccaccccattaACACCCGTCCCATGTCCCCAGTGGCCCCGTCCCCAATGTCCCCGTCCCGACCcgggagggagaggggctgggggctgggggcgccacccatgggtgctgcccccccccctttaccGCCATCCAGAGCCTGGCTCAGGGTGGCCAGCCCGGTCCTGCCGGTAGCCCCGAAGATAGCGATGTTCCTGCAGGTGGCCATGGTGGCCCTGGGGTCGCCACCACCCCTCAGGcccccccatccaccccccCGCCTCGCTCcacccccgggggggcggccgcggAGCAACGGCCCCGCCCCGGGAGCAGCCGGGGGCCGGAGGAGCCGGGGGGGCGGTTACCTGCCCCGGGGCATGCACCGAGCCCTGCTCCGTGCACCCCCAGTTTGCACCACCCCGGTACGTGCACCCCCAGTTTGCACGACCTCCCCCGGTGCATGCACCCCCCGGTTGCACAACCCCGGTTGTGCACCCGGTGCACGCACCCCCCAGTTTGCACAACCTCATTTGTGCATGCCTGGTGCATGCACCCCCAGtttgcacagccccagcccgtGCACTATATGGCCCTGCTCTGTGCACCCCCTGTCTGTGCACCCCCAGCGCATGCACCCTGGTTTGCATGACACCATTGTGCACCCCTGGTTTGCACGGCCCTCGTTTGTGCACCCCAGGCCTGTAAAACCCTGGTTTGCATGACGCCAGCCTGTGCAACCCTGGTGCACGCAACCCTGGTGCACCCACCCTGGTCCATACACCCTTGGTTTGTACAAACCGTTTGTGCACCCCCAGTTAGTGCACCTCTGGTGCGTGAACCCCCAGTTTGCACATCTGCATCTGTGCCCCCCTGTTCGTGCCCCCGCAGTTTGCACAGCCCTACTTTGTACACCCCTGGTGCGTGCACCCCCAGTTTGCACGCTCCCATCCATGCACCCCCAGTTTTCATGGCCCTGGTTTGTGCACCCCCAGTTTGCACGGCCTTGCTTTGTACACCCTGGTGCATGCACCTGCAGTTTGCACACCCCTGTTTGTGCACCCCCAGTTTGCATGGCCCTGCTTTGTGCACCCCTGGTGCATGCACCCCCAGTTTGCACTCTCCCATTCATGCACCCCCAGTTTTCATGGCCCTGGTTTGTGCACCCCCCACTCGTGCACCCGCAGTTTGCACGGCCTTGCTTTGTGCACCCTTGGTGCATGCACCTGCAATTTGCACACCCCCATTCGTGTACCTCCAGTTTGCAGGGCCCCAGTTTGTCCACCTCTGGTGCACGCACCCACAGTTTGCACATCCACAGTTTGCACACCCCTGTTTGTACACCCCCAGTTTGCACACCCCTGTTTGTGCACCCCCACTTTGCATGGCCTTGCTTTGTGCACTCTGGTGCATTCACCTGCAGTTTGCACAACCCCTGTTTGTGCACCCCTGGTTTGCACAGCCCCCGTTTGCGCACCCCTAGTGCATGCACCCCCAGTTTGCAAATCTGCATTTGTGCACCCGTTTGTACACCCTGGTGCATGCACCTGCAATTTGCACACCCCCTTTCGTGCACCCCCAGTTTGCACGGTCCCCGTTCGTGCCCCCCCACTTTGCACACCCCCCGgtttgtgccccccccccccccccccgttttgcACGGCCCCCCCCCCTTTGTCCCCCCCCTTTTACCGGCGGCagcccccgcccccctccctcccggTGCAGCACCGATGGGGGGggggtacggggggggggggggcggtgcaGCACCGGCgtgattttggggtgggggggtcacgggggggggggggcagccccgggatTGGCTGCCGGGGTGGGGGCGGAGCTTGGGGCGAGCCGGGCGGCTccgcggcggcggccccgggagcgcagcccccccccccccggtaagtgccccccccctcctgtaattgcccccccccctttcccatCCCACcctgtggggggggggcacagcaccGGGGGGCTCCCCCCGACCCgcttttttcccttcacccccccccccccccccccggtgcggacgtgctgggggatgctggaagctggcggggggggctcctgggggaggggggggcaccggaggcccccccccggtgccaAGGTAGCGGCGGGGGgaggctccggggggggggggagcgggatCCCCGGGGGGGTCCCTCAAGGTGACCGCGGGGAGGGCCGGATCCtgcggggaagggggggagggaagggggggaagcGCGGGGGGGGCACtatggggtgctgggggggctctatggggtgctgggggggctctggggggggctgcttggggttttggggggactgcaggggggctgagggggcccTTGGGGGTCAGGGGGGGCTGTGTGGGATGCCGGGGGGGCTGTATGGGATTTGGGGCGGGGGGCTacaggggggctgggggtctctatggggtgctgggggggcagcaggggtgctgggggcggTTCTATGGGATTTTGGGGGTGCTGCAGGTGGGCTGAGGGGTCtctgggggatgctgggggggctatatggggagctgggggggctgcatggggtgctggggggtctCTATAGGAATTTTGGGGGGGTTTCCATGGGATTTGGGGGGGTCTCCATGGGATTTTGGTGGGTCTCtatggggtgctggggggctgtaGGGGCGTTGAGAGGGGTCTCTGAGGGATGCtttgggggggctgcagggtttGCTTTTCGGGAGGGCTGCACCAGATGCTCGGGGGTACCTAGGATGAtgtgggggggctgctgggaggcAGTTAGGGTgaggggggctgtggggtcccCCAttgccccctccccccaacaCCCCACAACTGGGGTGCGGAGGAGCCCCCCTTAATcccaaagggaaaggggggcACAacggatggacggacggacggacagacgggGACATTTCGGGGGTCCCGCACCCCCCCACGACCCTATCAACCCCccctaataaaaaaaaaaccctaaaccCCCCCAGATGGCGACCGAGGTGGACACCATGGAGGTGCAGCAGAACAACAACGGCCCCTGGGAGGGTCCCGACCCCACGGCCACCGCCAAGCTCTTCGAGTGCTCCCGCATCAAAGCCTTGGCTGGTGGGaccctgcccagcacccatgggtgctcctGGGGGGGTTGGTGGGATTGGGGAGGGTCCGATGGATTatttgtgtcccccccccggggTAGACGAGCGGGACGCGGTGCAGAAGAAGACCTTCACCAAGTGGGTCAACGCGCACCTCGCCCGCGCCTCGTGCCGCGTCGGGGACCTCTACGCCGACCTCCGCGACGGCTACGTCCTCACCCGCCTCCTCGAGGTGCTCTCCGGGGAGCAGCTGGTGAGAAATGGAGTCACCCCGGCACCCCCTTGCCCCAAAAAGTCACCCCCAACTCTTCCCATCTATCCATCGCCCCCTTCCCATCCGTCCATCGCCCCAAGACCCAAGCGGGGCTCCAACCATCTCCGTAGGGTTCTTGGTGGAGCCTTGGCAGTTTTTTGGGGGAGATTGGGGGTGTTGGGGGGTTGTGACCCCCCCTCTTTATTTTTGGGGTGTCAGCCCAAGCCGACGCGGGGCCGGATGCGGATCCACTCTCTGGAGAACGTGGACAAGGCGCTGCAGTTCCTCAAGGAGCAACGGGTGCACCTGGAGAACGTGGGCTCGCACGACATCGTGGACGGCAACCACCGCCTGACCCTCGGCCTCATCTGGACCATCATCCTCCGCTTCCAGGTGGGCTGGCTGGGGGAGGGGTCCCCTGGATTTGGGGAcggggtccccagccccggTGGCAGTGCCCCATTGGCTTCATCCAGATCCAGGTGATCAAGATCAAGACCGAGGACAACCGCGAGACACGCTCGGCCAAGGACGCGCTGCTGCTCTGGTGCCAGATGAAGACAGCAGGGTGAGTGGTGGCACCGTCCCCATGCCAGGATGggtcctccccccccccccaaaaaaaggggTGAccctcccctttcttcccaCAGGTACCCTGAGGTGAACATCCAGAACTTCACCACCAGCTGGAGGGACGGGCTGGCCTTCAACGCGCTCATCCACAAGCACAGGTCGGCCACGGGGGTGGGGGCTCCTCTGTGgggttggtggtttttttttgggggggggggggtgacaccCCAAAATTGGGCTCCACGTGGCTGTGTCCCGATTGCAGGCCGGATCTCATCGACTTCCACAAGCTGACCAAGTCCAACGCTACCTACAACCTGCAGCAAGCCTTCAACACAGccgagcagcagctggggctcagCAAGCTGCTGGACCCCGAGGGtagggacgggacgggacgggatgtcctcgtgtccctgctgctgctgggggactccgtctgtctgtccatccacCCATCTGTCCACCCATCCATCTATCCATCTCTTCATCCATCCATCTACATAtctgtccatccatctgtccatctg
The nucleotide sequence above comes from Cygnus atratus isolate AKBS03 ecotype Queensland, Australia unplaced genomic scaffold, CAtr_DNAZoo_HiC_assembly HiC_scaffold_147, whole genome shotgun sequence. Encoded proteins:
- the BLVRB gene encoding LOW QUALITY PROTEIN: flavin reductase (NADPH) (The sequence of the model RefSeq protein was modified relative to this genomic sequence to represent the inferred CDS: deleted 1 base in 1 codon), translated to MATCRNIAIFGATGRTGLATLSQALDGGYTVTVLVRDPGRLPPQGPPPARVVVGDVLEPADVAEAVRGQDAVVIILGTRNDLGPTTVMSEGTKNIVAAMKAHGVRKVVACLSAFLLWDLQKVPPRLLPVTEDHIRMHRVLQDSGLDCVAVMPPHIADDQPLTGDYTVSVGATVGGSRVISKHDLGHFLLRCLHTSEYDGKGVYVCGHYPKA